A window of Burkholderia ubonensis contains these coding sequences:
- the atzF gene encoding allophanate hydrolase has protein sequence MSTTQRSILPGLHSIAELRARYASGELTPHALVEAIAAHFDAGDPHHAWIRPLTLAEMSEYAHALAAREPASLPLYGVPFAIKDNIDLAGIPTTAGCPAYAYTPERSAPVVARLIAAGAIPIGKTNLDQFATGLSGQRSPYGACRNALDPRYASGGSSSGSAVAVALGVATFSLGTDTAGSGRVPAAFHGLVGLKPTRGVLSTLGVVPACRSLDCVSVFARSPADARAVFDVAQGVAERDPYGRAWQPLLDAHGVRARPAPPLGQLRFGVPRADQLEFYGDASYRAAWDAALARLRATDARVVEIDFGPFLSAARLLYGGPWVAERVAAIGAFAARQPDALHPVIREILGGASRFSAADAFAAFDQLATLRVDAAAAWEGLDAIAMPTSPTTATVDALEADPIAINSRFGYYTNFVNLLDLSAIAVPAGTCETGPHAGLPFGITFVGRAHDDARLLDLAQAWGDGVGHADGAVAAASAAASMAASMAANRACAGFVRVAVVGAHLRGEPLNGELTQRGARFVAETTTAPAYRLYALSAATSGGVAKPGLVRVPAGGAPIAVEVWEMPVDAYGSFVAGIAAPLGIGTLTLADGATVQGFVCESAALDDAQDITRFGGWRAYRAQAASRALQ, from the coding sequence ATGAGCACGACGCAACGTTCGATTCTGCCGGGGCTGCATTCGATCGCCGAGCTGCGCGCGCGCTACGCGTCGGGCGAACTGACGCCGCATGCGCTCGTCGAGGCGATCGCCGCGCATTTCGACGCGGGCGATCCGCACCATGCGTGGATCAGGCCGCTCACGCTCGCGGAGATGAGCGAGTATGCGCATGCGCTCGCCGCGCGCGAGCCCGCATCGTTGCCGCTTTACGGCGTGCCGTTCGCGATCAAGGACAACATCGACCTCGCCGGCATCCCGACCACGGCCGGCTGTCCGGCCTATGCGTATACGCCCGAACGCAGCGCGCCGGTCGTCGCGCGGCTGATCGCGGCCGGCGCGATTCCGATCGGCAAGACCAATCTCGACCAGTTCGCGACGGGGTTGTCGGGGCAGCGCTCGCCTTACGGCGCGTGCCGCAATGCGCTCGACCCGCGCTACGCGTCGGGCGGCTCGAGCTCCGGCTCGGCGGTGGCCGTCGCGCTCGGCGTCGCAACGTTCTCGCTCGGCACCGACACGGCCGGCTCGGGCCGCGTGCCGGCCGCGTTCCACGGGCTCGTCGGGCTCAAGCCGACGCGCGGCGTGTTGAGCACGCTCGGTGTCGTGCCGGCCTGCCGCTCGCTCGATTGCGTATCGGTGTTCGCCCGTTCGCCGGCCGATGCGCGCGCGGTGTTCGACGTCGCGCAGGGCGTCGCCGAGCGCGATCCGTATGGGCGCGCATGGCAGCCGCTGCTCGACGCCCATGGCGTGCGCGCGCGGCCGGCGCCGCCGCTCGGGCAACTGCGCTTCGGCGTGCCGCGCGCCGATCAGCTCGAGTTCTACGGCGACGCGTCGTATCGCGCCGCATGGGACGCAGCGCTCGCACGATTGCGCGCGACCGACGCGCGAGTCGTCGAGATCGACTTCGGCCCGTTTCTGTCCGCCGCGCGGCTGCTGTACGGCGGCCCGTGGGTGGCCGAACGCGTCGCCGCGATCGGCGCGTTTGCCGCGCGACAGCCCGATGCGCTGCATCCGGTGATCCGCGAAATCCTCGGCGGCGCCTCGCGCTTCAGCGCGGCCGATGCGTTCGCGGCGTTCGACCAGCTCGCGACGCTGCGCGTCGACGCGGCTGCCGCGTGGGAAGGGCTCGACGCGATCGCGATGCCGACCTCGCCGACGACCGCGACCGTCGACGCGCTCGAAGCCGATCCGATCGCGATCAACTCGCGCTTCGGCTACTACACGAACTTCGTGAACCTGCTCGATCTGTCGGCGATCGCGGTGCCTGCCGGCACCTGCGAAACCGGGCCGCATGCGGGCCTGCCGTTCGGGATCACGTTCGTCGGCCGCGCGCACGACGACGCGCGCCTGCTCGATCTCGCGCAGGCGTGGGGCGACGGCGTCGGTCACGCCGACGGTGCGGTCGCTGCGGCGTCGGCGGCCGCGTCGATGGCCGCGTCGATGGCCGCAAATCGCGCCTGCGCCGGCTTCGTGCGCGTGGCCGTCGTCGGTGCGCATCTGCGCGGCGAACCGTTGAACGGCGAGCTCACGCAGCGCGGCGCGCGCTTCGTCGCCGAGACCACGACCGCGCCCGCCTATCGCCTGTACGCGCTGTCCGCCGCGACCAGCGGCGGCGTCGCGAAACCGGGCCTCGTGCGCGTGCCGGCCGGCGGCGCGCCGATCGCGGTGGAGGTCTGGGAGATGCCGGTCGACGCGTACGGCAGCTTCGTCGCCGGCATCGCGGCGCCGCTCGGCATCGGCACGCTGACGCTCGCGGACGGCGCGACGGTGCAGGGCTTCGTCTGCGAAAGCGCGGCGCTCGACGATGCGCAGGACATCACGCGCTTCGGCGGCTGGCGCGCGTATCGCGCGCAGGCCGCGAGCCGCGCGCTGCAATGA
- a CDS encoding ABC transporter substrate-binding protein, whose translation MTRPASALRRLPSFRLIRHALGAAAAAAALWAAPAAHAAAPLKIGYSDWPGWVAFQVALDKGWFKEAGVDVDFEWFDYSASLDAFSAGKLDAVAATNGDALVTGASGAKNVMVLLTDYSAGNDMIVAKPPVRTVEALKGKKVGVELGLVDHLLLETALQKHGLKDGDVTLVNAKTNELPQVLGSSSDIAAVAAWQPNAGEALKRAPGARAIFTSADAPGLIYDAITVAPASLAARRADWAKVVKVWYRCVAYINDPKTQADAVRIMSARVGLKPEQYLPLLKGTHLLDEAAAKRAFRKGDGLDSIYGSTRNANAFNVRNAVYKQAQDVDTYIDPRLVDAH comes from the coding sequence ATGACCCGTCCCGCCTCGGCGTTGCGCCGCCTGCCGTCCTTCCGTCTCATCCGTCATGCCTTGGGGGCCGCCGCCGCGGCCGCCGCGCTGTGGGCCGCGCCCGCCGCGCACGCGGCCGCGCCGCTGAAGATCGGCTACAGCGACTGGCCGGGCTGGGTCGCCTTCCAGGTCGCGCTCGACAAGGGCTGGTTCAAGGAAGCCGGCGTCGACGTCGATTTCGAATGGTTCGATTATTCGGCGTCGCTCGATGCGTTCTCCGCGGGCAAGCTCGACGCGGTCGCCGCGACCAACGGCGACGCGCTCGTGACCGGCGCGTCCGGCGCGAAGAACGTGATGGTCCTGCTGACCGACTATTCGGCCGGCAACGACATGATCGTCGCGAAGCCGCCGGTGCGCACCGTCGAGGCGCTGAAAGGCAAGAAGGTCGGCGTCGAGCTGGGCCTCGTCGATCATCTTCTGCTCGAAACCGCGCTGCAGAAGCACGGGCTCAAGGACGGCGACGTCACGCTCGTGAACGCGAAGACCAACGAACTGCCGCAGGTGCTCGGTTCGTCGTCCGACATCGCCGCGGTGGCCGCATGGCAGCCGAACGCCGGCGAGGCGTTGAAGCGCGCACCGGGCGCGCGGGCGATCTTCACGTCGGCCGATGCGCCGGGGCTGATCTACGATGCGATCACGGTCGCGCCGGCGAGCCTCGCCGCGCGTCGCGCCGACTGGGCGAAGGTCGTCAAGGTCTGGTATCGCTGCGTCGCCTACATCAACGATCCGAAGACGCAGGCCGACGCGGTCAGGATCATGTCGGCGCGTGTCGGCCTCAAGCCGGAGCAGTATCTGCCGCTGCTGAAGGGCACGCACCTGCTCGACGAGGCGGCCGCGAAGCGCGCGTTCCGCAAGGGCGACGGGCTCGATTCGATCTACGGCTCGACGCGTAACGCCAACGCGTTCAACGTGCGCAACGCGGTGTACAAGCAGGCGCAGGACGTCGACACGTATATCGATCCGCGCTTGGTCGACGCGCACTGA
- a CDS encoding aromatic amino acid ammonia-lyase — protein sequence MTVIRSHAPLDWRQIAAVAAGAPLVIADDAFARIAAARALVDEIVARGIRAYGVNTGVGALCNVIVSPAEQSTLSHNILMSHAVGVGAPLGAPETRAIIAAAINNYAHGHSGVRVDVVEQLAALLAADCLPEVPSHGSVGYLTHMAHVALVCVGKGHARHRGERVSGDAALKRIGRAPLALGAKEGLSLVNGTPCVTGLAALALARAERLLDWADCVAAMSFENLGGQLAAFDAASLALRVSPGIERVGARLRTALADSEMLAAAAGRHTQDPLSLRTIPHVHGAARDVFATTADIVDRELASVTDNPVVAGTRDAPRVHSQAHAVGAGIALAMDSLAAAMAQVAAIAERRLDRLVNPLVSGLPAFLAMPGGTCSGFMIAQYTAVALVAQNQRLAAPASLDGGITSGLQEDHLCHATPAALKALDIIENATRILAVELLAAAQAYDLQAGNTGRAASTDALWRHVRERVRAYRDDRPLADDIAIAAAIVAGPPLPVR from the coding sequence ATGACCGTCATCCGTTCGCACGCGCCGCTCGACTGGCGGCAGATCGCGGCAGTCGCGGCCGGCGCACCGCTCGTGATCGCCGACGATGCGTTCGCGCGGATCGCGGCGGCGCGCGCGCTCGTCGACGAGATCGTGGCGCGCGGGATCCGCGCATACGGTGTCAATACCGGCGTCGGCGCACTCTGCAACGTGATCGTGTCGCCCGCCGAGCAAAGCACGCTGTCGCACAACATCCTGATGAGCCACGCGGTCGGCGTCGGCGCGCCGCTCGGCGCGCCCGAAACGCGCGCGATCATCGCCGCGGCGATCAACAACTACGCGCACGGCCACTCCGGCGTGCGGGTCGACGTCGTCGAGCAGCTCGCTGCGCTGCTCGCTGCCGATTGCCTGCCCGAAGTGCCGTCGCACGGCTCGGTCGGTTATCTGACGCACATGGCGCACGTCGCGCTCGTCTGCGTCGGAAAGGGCCATGCGCGCCATCGCGGCGAGCGAGTCTCCGGCGATGCGGCATTGAAACGCATCGGCCGTGCGCCGCTCGCGCTCGGCGCGAAGGAAGGACTGAGCCTCGTCAACGGCACGCCGTGCGTCACCGGGCTCGCGGCGCTCGCGCTGGCGCGCGCGGAGCGGCTGCTCGACTGGGCCGATTGCGTGGCCGCGATGAGCTTCGAGAATCTCGGCGGGCAGCTCGCCGCGTTCGACGCGGCGTCGCTCGCGCTGCGGGTGTCGCCCGGCATCGAGCGGGTCGGCGCGCGCCTTCGAACGGCGCTCGCCGACAGCGAAATGCTCGCCGCGGCAGCCGGCCGGCATACGCAGGACCCGCTCAGCCTGCGCACGATTCCGCACGTGCACGGCGCGGCGCGCGACGTCTTCGCGACGACCGCGGACATCGTCGATCGCGAGCTCGCGTCGGTCACCGACAATCCGGTCGTGGCCGGCACGCGCGACGCCCCCCGCGTCCATTCCCAGGCCCACGCGGTCGGCGCCGGCATCGCGCTCGCGATGGACAGCCTCGCGGCCGCCATGGCGCAAGTCGCGGCGATCGCCGAGCGGCGGCTCGACCGTCTCGTCAATCCGCTCGTGAGCGGGCTGCCGGCATTTCTCGCGATGCCGGGCGGCACCTGTTCCGGCTTCATGATCGCGCAATATACGGCCGTCGCGCTCGTCGCGCAGAACCAGCGGCTCGCCGCGCCCGCGAGCCTGGACGGCGGCATTACGTCGGGCTTGCAGGAAGATCATCTGTGCCATGCGACACCCGCCGCGCTGAAGGCGCTCGACATCATCGAGAACGCGACGCGCATACTCGCGGTCGAACTGCTGGCCGCCGCCCAGGCATACGACCTGCAGGCGGGCAACACCGGCCGTGCGGCGTCGACCGATGCGCTGTGGCGCCATGTGCGCGAGCGGGTGCGGGCGTATCGCGACGATCGGCCGCTGGCCGACGACATCGCGATCGCGGCCGCGATCGTCGCGGGGCCGCCGTTGCCCGTGCGCTAG
- a CDS encoding urea amidolyase associated protein UAAP1, with translation MSPSPQAVLAPPPHIAWEALIPAGTHWSGILRRGLALRIVDIEGGANLSAVFHRQEDLLERYNMADTLKAQHTAHLTRGHALYTDMGRVIASITADTLGWHDPLGGVGDARIFASKYGTTSYQAARNAMVRNGRDSLVLELAKYGLSARDLAANVNFFSRLDTGDDGALDFVVGHSPAGSTLDLRFEMNTLAAFSTAPHPLDPRADYAPKPVKLIAYRAYPADGAAPDDDPCRCACAENTRGFANTDRLFA, from the coding sequence ATGTCGCCGAGCCCCCAAGCCGTTCTCGCCCCGCCGCCACACATCGCGTGGGAAGCCTTGATTCCCGCCGGAACCCACTGGTCCGGCATCCTGCGCCGCGGCCTCGCGCTGCGCATCGTCGATATCGAAGGCGGCGCGAACCTGTCCGCCGTCTTTCATCGCCAGGAAGATCTGCTCGAACGCTACAACATGGCCGATACGCTGAAGGCGCAGCACACCGCGCATCTGACGCGCGGTCATGCGCTGTACACGGACATGGGACGCGTGATCGCGTCGATCACGGCCGACACGCTGGGCTGGCACGACCCGCTCGGCGGCGTCGGCGACGCGCGGATCTTTGCGAGCAAGTACGGCACGACGTCGTATCAGGCCGCGCGCAACGCGATGGTCCGCAACGGCCGCGACAGCCTCGTGCTCGAGCTCGCGAAATACGGCTTGTCGGCGCGCGACCTCGCGGCGAACGTCAACTTCTTCAGCAGGCTCGACACCGGCGACGACGGCGCGCTCGATTTCGTCGTCGGACATTCGCCGGCCGGCAGCACGCTCGACCTGCGCTTCGAGATGAACACGCTCGCGGCGTTCTCGACCGCGCCGCATCCGCTCGACCCGCGCGCCGACTATGCGCCGAAGCCCGTGAAGCTGATCGCCTACCGCGCGTATCCGGCCGACGGCGCGGCACCCGACGACGACCCGTGCCGGTGCGCCTGCGCGGAAAACACGCGCGGCTTCGCCAACACCGACCGTCTGTTCGCCTAA
- the uca gene encoding urea carboxylase — MRFAKVLVANRGEIACRVIRTLKRLGIASVAIYSDADRDARHVALADEAVRVGPAPAADSYLNVAAILAAAHATGAQAVHPGYGFLSEHAGFADACEAAGLRFIGPRGEHMRAFGLKHTARELAAAHGVALLPGTGLLGDVAAALAAADAIGYPVMLKSTAGGGGIGMSLCRDAAQLDAAFDSVVRLGNANFAHAGVYLEKFVEHARHLEVQIFGDGRGGAIALGERDCSVQRRNQKVIEETPAPDLTAAERDALHASAVRLARAVGYASAGTVEFVFDASARHFYFLEVNTRLQVEHCVTEAVTGIDLVEWMILQAEGDLPPLDALAVAPRGASIQVRLYAEDPNKQFQPSAGLLTHVAFPDDVRVDGWIEAGTEISAHYDPLLAKLIVRGDTRRDALATLQAALARTELYGIETNLDYLRAIAGSDTFARGAPTTAFLSRFAFAPHTIDVLDGGVQTTVQQAPGRVGYWSVGVPPSGPMDDRAFDLANALLGNPRDAAGLEFTMVGATLRFNTATLFVLGGAPLAATLDGEPAPFWQVLRARPGAVLKLGGVTGAGVRACLAVKGGLQVPDYLGSKATFTLGQFGGHAGRALRRGDVLHLHAVAARGDAGATLPAAEIPALTHAWTLGVLDGPHGAPDFFTPDDIAMLYGTQWTVHYNSSRTGVRLIGPKPQWARADGGEAGLHPSNIHDNAYAIGAVDFTGDMPVILGPDGPSLGGFVCPVTVVRDELWKLGQLRPGDTVQFVRVAADVVSALPGGAADGAIASNTAETDAAASSATQTFVTALAAALAPAAPAVITGSTAEPSEPGDCILARDASAGGGIGVVYRRSGDRNVLVEYGPLVLDLNLRFRVHALMCWLDAHRLPGMLDLTPGIRSLQVQFDPRTLPLDALLVHLQAAERELPDVTDMRVPNRIVHLPLSWDDPSTRVAIERYMQSVRPDAPWCPSNIEFIRRINGLAHIDDVKRIVFDARYLVMGLGDVYLGAPVATPIDPRHRLVTTKYNPARTWTPENAVGIGGAYLCVYGMEGPGGYQFVGRTVQMWNRHRTTREFEAGKPWLLRFFDEIRFYEVSEAELSALRADFIAGRAALKIEESVFDLRAYNGFLRDEADSIAAFKASQQAAFDAERERWRAAGHAEYVGDAEPGDAQAARVAGALDATQRAIAADVSGSVWKVLVEAGERVTEGQVVAIVESMKMEVAVTATESGTIETIDCAPGAAVVAGQRLMVMKAGAAGEVA; from the coding sequence ATGAGATTCGCCAAAGTCCTCGTCGCGAACCGCGGCGAAATCGCGTGCCGCGTGATCCGGACGCTGAAGCGCCTCGGCATCGCGTCCGTCGCGATCTACTCCGATGCCGATCGCGACGCGCGCCACGTGGCGCTCGCCGACGAAGCGGTACGCGTCGGCCCCGCGCCGGCCGCCGACAGCTATCTGAACGTCGCGGCGATCCTCGCGGCCGCGCACGCAACCGGCGCGCAGGCCGTGCATCCCGGCTACGGCTTCCTGTCCGAGCATGCGGGCTTCGCCGATGCATGCGAGGCGGCCGGCCTGCGTTTCATCGGCCCGCGCGGCGAGCACATGCGCGCGTTCGGCCTCAAGCACACCGCGCGCGAGCTTGCCGCCGCGCACGGCGTCGCGCTGCTGCCCGGCACCGGGCTGCTCGGCGACGTCGCGGCGGCGCTTGCCGCAGCCGATGCGATCGGCTATCCGGTGATGCTCAAGAGCACGGCCGGCGGCGGCGGCATCGGCATGTCGCTGTGCCGCGATGCGGCGCAGCTCGACGCGGCGTTCGACTCCGTCGTGAGGCTCGGCAATGCGAACTTCGCGCATGCGGGCGTCTATCTGGAGAAGTTCGTCGAGCATGCGCGGCACCTCGAAGTGCAGATTTTCGGCGACGGCCGCGGCGGCGCGATCGCGCTCGGCGAGCGCGATTGCTCGGTGCAGCGGCGCAACCAGAAGGTGATCGAGGAAACGCCCGCGCCCGACTTGACCGCCGCCGAACGCGACGCGCTGCACGCGAGCGCGGTGCGGCTCGCGCGCGCGGTCGGCTACGCGTCGGCCGGCACGGTCGAGTTCGTGTTCGACGCGAGCGCGCGGCACTTCTATTTTCTCGAGGTCAACACGCGCTTGCAGGTCGAGCATTGCGTGACCGAAGCGGTGACGGGCATCGATCTCGTCGAATGGATGATCCTGCAGGCCGAAGGCGATCTGCCGCCGCTCGACGCGCTCGCCGTCGCGCCGCGCGGCGCGAGCATCCAGGTGCGGCTCTACGCGGAGGACCCGAACAAGCAGTTCCAGCCGAGCGCGGGGCTGCTCACGCACGTCGCGTTTCCCGACGACGTGCGCGTCGACGGCTGGATCGAGGCGGGCACGGAGATCAGCGCGCATTACGATCCGCTGCTCGCGAAATTGATCGTGCGCGGCGACACGCGCCGCGATGCGCTGGCCACGCTGCAGGCCGCGCTGGCGCGCACCGAGCTGTACGGGATCGAGACCAACCTCGATTACCTGCGCGCCATCGCCGGCTCGGACACGTTCGCGCGCGGCGCGCCGACCACCGCGTTCCTGTCGCGCTTCGCGTTCGCGCCGCATACGATCGACGTGCTCGACGGCGGCGTGCAGACCACCGTGCAGCAGGCGCCGGGGCGCGTCGGCTACTGGAGCGTCGGCGTGCCGCCGTCGGGGCCGATGGACGACCGCGCGTTCGACCTCGCGAACGCGCTGCTCGGCAACCCGCGCGACGCGGCCGGGCTCGAATTCACGATGGTCGGCGCGACGCTGCGCTTCAACACGGCGACGCTGTTCGTGCTCGGCGGCGCGCCGCTCGCGGCGACCCTCGACGGCGAGCCTGCGCCGTTCTGGCAGGTGTTGCGCGCGCGGCCGGGCGCGGTGCTGAAGCTCGGCGGCGTGACCGGCGCGGGCGTGCGCGCATGCCTCGCGGTGAAAGGCGGGTTGCAGGTGCCCGACTATCTCGGCAGCAAGGCGACCTTCACGCTCGGCCAATTCGGCGGCCACGCGGGGCGCGCGCTGCGCCGCGGCGACGTGCTGCACCTGCACGCCGTCGCCGCGCGCGGCGACGCCGGTGCGACGCTGCCCGCGGCCGAGATTCCCGCGCTCACGCATGCGTGGACGCTCGGCGTGCTCGACGGTCCGCACGGTGCGCCGGACTTCTTCACGCCGGACGACATCGCGATGCTCTACGGCACGCAATGGACGGTTCACTACAACTCTAGCCGCACGGGCGTGCGGCTGATCGGCCCGAAGCCGCAATGGGCGCGGGCCGACGGCGGCGAGGCCGGCCTGCATCCGTCGAACATCCACGACAACGCATACGCGATCGGCGCCGTCGATTTCACCGGCGACATGCCGGTGATCCTCGGCCCGGACGGGCCGAGCCTCGGCGGCTTCGTGTGTCCGGTCACGGTCGTGCGCGACGAGCTGTGGAAGCTCGGCCAGCTGCGGCCGGGCGATACCGTGCAGTTCGTGCGCGTGGCGGCGGACGTGGTGTCGGCGTTGCCGGGTGGGGCGGCCGACGGCGCTATAGCCTCGAATACCGCCGAAACAGATGCGGCCGCGAGTAGTGCGACGCAAACCTTCGTCACGGCCCTGGCCGCCGCGCTCGCGCCCGCCGCGCCGGCCGTCATAACCGGCTCGACCGCCGAGCCCAGCGAGCCCGGCGACTGCATACTGGCGCGCGACGCATCGGCCGGCGGCGGCATCGGCGTCGTCTACCGGCGCTCCGGCGATCGCAACGTGCTCGTCGAATACGGGCCGCTCGTGCTCGACCTGAACCTGCGTTTTCGCGTGCATGCGCTGATGTGCTGGCTCGACGCGCATCGTCTGCCCGGCATGCTCGACCTGACGCCGGGCATCCGTTCGCTGCAGGTGCAGTTCGACCCGCGCACGCTGCCGCTCGATGCGCTGCTCGTGCATCTGCAGGCCGCCGAGCGCGAACTGCCCGACGTAACCGACATGCGCGTGCCGAACCGCATCGTGCATCTGCCGCTGTCGTGGGACGATCCGTCGACCCGCGTCGCGATCGAGCGCTACATGCAATCGGTGCGGCCCGATGCGCCGTGGTGCCCGAGCAACATCGAGTTCATCCGCCGCATCAACGGCCTCGCCCACATCGACGACGTGAAGCGCATCGTGTTCGACGCGCGCTATCTGGTGATGGGGCTCGGCGACGTCTATCTCGGCGCGCCCGTCGCGACGCCGATCGATCCGCGGCACCGGCTCGTGACCACCAAATACAACCCCGCCCGCACGTGGACGCCCGAGAATGCGGTCGGCATCGGCGGCGCGTACCTGTGCGTGTACGGGATGGAAGGGCCGGGCGGCTACCAGTTCGTCGGCCGCACGGTGCAGATGTGGAACCGCCATCGGACCACGCGCGAATTCGAGGCCGGCAAGCCGTGGCTGCTGCGCTTCTTCGACGAGATTCGCTTCTACGAAGTGAGCGAAGCGGAGCTGAGTGCGCTGCGCGCGGATTTCATCGCGGGCCGCGCGGCGCTGAAGATCGAGGAATCGGTATTCGACCTGCGCGCATACAACGGCTTCCTGCGCGACGAGGCCGATTCGATCGCCGCGTTCAAGGCCTCGCAGCAGGCCGCGTTCGACGCGGAGCGTGAGCGCTGGCGCGCGGCCGGGCATGCGGAATACGTCGGCGACGCCGAGCCGGGCGACGCGCAAGCGGCGCGCGTCGCGGGCGCGCTCGACGCTACGCAGCGCGCGATTGCGGCGGACGTGTCGGGCAGCGTCTGGAAGGTGCTGGTCGAAGCCGGCGAGCGCGTGACCGAAGGTCAGGTCGTCGCGATCGTCGAGTCGATGAAGATGGAGGTGGCGGTGACGGCAACGGAAAGCGGCACGATCGAGACGATCGATTGCGCGCCGGGCGCGGCGGTGGTGGCCGGGCAGCGGCTGATGGTGATGAAGGCGGGCGCCGCCGGGGAGGTCGCATGA
- a CDS encoding urea amidolyase associated protein UAAP2: MPIIESRLDPRDAIHDTTLPAGEPWLHDLKRGQIFRILDLEGNQAVDTLFYRTDDTDERYSAQDTIRAQRNLYLSAGSVLLSSRGNPMATIVADTCGRHDTLGGACAAESNSVRYALDKRYMHNCRDSFLNAITHCACGAGAGLSKRDLVGNVNFFMNVPVTPSGGLTFEDGISAPGKYVEMRAEMDVTVLISNCPQLNNPCNGYNPTPVRLLVWEAR; the protein is encoded by the coding sequence ATGCCGATCATCGAAAGCCGTCTCGACCCGCGCGACGCGATCCACGACACCACGCTGCCCGCGGGCGAACCGTGGCTGCACGACCTGAAGCGCGGCCAGATCTTCCGGATCCTCGACCTCGAAGGCAACCAGGCCGTCGACACGCTGTTCTACCGCACCGACGACACCGACGAACGCTATAGCGCGCAGGACACGATCCGCGCGCAGCGCAACCTGTACCTGAGCGCCGGCAGCGTGCTGCTGTCGAGCCGCGGCAACCCGATGGCGACGATCGTCGCCGACACCTGCGGGCGTCACGACACGCTCGGCGGCGCGTGCGCGGCTGAGAGCAACAGCGTGCGCTACGCGCTCGACAAGCGCTACATGCACAACTGCCGCGACAGCTTCCTCAACGCGATCACGCACTGCGCGTGCGGTGCCGGCGCAGGGCTCTCGAAGCGCGACCTCGTCGGCAACGTCAACTTCTTCATGAACGTGCCGGTCACGCCGAGCGGCGGGCTCACGTTCGAGGACGGCATCTCGGCGCCCGGCAAGTACGTCGAGATGCGCGCGGAGATGGACGTCACGGTGCTGATCTCGAACTGCCCGCAGCTGAACAATCCGTGCAACGGCTACAACCCGACGCCGGTGCGCCTGCTCGTCTGGGAGGCCCGATGA
- the hutC gene encoding histidine utilization repressor, with protein sequence MNETERHASARRAAATRDDVPARALPAYQQIKRYVVKRIADGDWKPGSAIPTEAELVKEFGVARMTVSRALRELTTERVLTRIQGAGTFVEQRHHESTVLEIRNIADEIAERGHRHSARVLLIERSVEPEAIDALGLRSGPVFHSRIVHYEEDEPIQFEDRYVNPALFPEYLGQDFTVETPNHYMVRLAPIQRAEFRIYAQKPNAQVRRHLVMEIGEPCLLLKRRTWVGERVATSVRLWHPASRFHLAGTM encoded by the coding sequence ATGAACGAAACGGAACGACACGCATCGGCACGCCGAGCGGCTGCGACGCGCGACGACGTGCCGGCACGCGCGCTGCCCGCGTATCAACAGATCAAGCGCTATGTCGTCAAGCGCATCGCCGACGGCGACTGGAAACCGGGCAGCGCGATTCCCACCGAGGCCGAGCTCGTGAAGGAGTTCGGGGTCGCGCGGATGACCGTGTCGCGCGCGCTTCGTGAATTGACGACGGAACGCGTGCTGACGCGAATCCAGGGCGCGGGCACGTTCGTCGAGCAGCGCCACCACGAATCGACGGTGCTGGAAATTCGCAACATCGCGGACGAGATCGCGGAGCGCGGCCATCGGCACAGCGCGCGCGTGCTGCTGATCGAGCGCAGCGTCGAGCCGGAAGCGATCGACGCGCTGGGGCTGCGCTCGGGGCCGGTGTTCCATTCGCGCATCGTGCATTACGAGGAAGACGAGCCGATCCAGTTCGAAGATCGCTACGTGAACCCGGCCTTGTTTCCCGAATATCTCGGGCAGGACTTCACCGTTGAAACGCCGAACCACTACATGGTGCGGCTTGCGCCGATCCAGCGCGCCGAATTCCGGATTTACGCGCAGAAGCCGAACGCGCAGGTGCGTCGCCATCTCGTCATGGAAATCGGCGAACCGTGCCTGCTGTTGAAGCGCCGCACCTGGGTCGGCGAACGGGTCGCGACGTCCGTCCGGCTGTGGCATCCGGCGTCGCGGTTTCACCTCGCCGGGACGATGTAG